One [Clostridium] saccharolyticum WM1 DNA segment encodes these proteins:
- a CDS encoding NTP transferase domain-containing protein, giving the protein MKAMILCGGSGKKIWPFNDKNQKSCLPVGGVPNVERIVRQLKRAEFEEITLITGYQEKQVKYLLRQYPGLHFLSATDANMNEVIAGQMSEDDGTLLYYGDIYLEDADLNHLLEVYQERGTSVLLERQVGNFDATNYICAAANEMVQAYYGHPRPHYVNARSGGVFALEGQMTEYIRNAPGRFLNMPVGGMSPDGFYLEQCLQTALEDGIEIAAVYVSEVFTDIDLPWDIMEANHLYCQHIVGSMREDKLAKGSEISSMAVIKGKISLGENSRIGDRVIIEGNCQIGNDTVIENGAIIGKNVVIGNNCLVQHYCKISDHTVIGNNNKIGYLAEVTGVTFDRVAAVHNCELYGVIGTNVDIAANCQTGIVKFNDAESWQKAGDKRYHSRFSNGVFIGDYTRTGICNVFLPGIKIGSNCALGPGFIADHDVASNSVIIVKQEIERREWGASKYGW; this is encoded by the coding sequence ATGAAAGCAATGATTCTATGTGGCGGAAGCGGAAAGAAGATCTGGCCTTTTAATGACAAGAATCAAAAGTCATGTTTACCAGTAGGCGGTGTTCCCAATGTTGAGAGAATCGTCAGACAATTAAAGAGGGCCGAATTCGAGGAAATAACCTTGATAACAGGATATCAGGAAAAACAGGTTAAATATTTGCTGCGGCAGTATCCGGGTCTGCACTTTCTGTCTGCAACAGATGCTAATATGAATGAAGTAATCGCAGGACAGATGTCAGAAGACGATGGGACACTTCTCTACTATGGTGATATTTACTTGGAAGATGCTGACTTAAACCATTTACTCGAGGTTTATCAGGAGCGCGGGACGAGTGTTTTACTGGAGCGTCAGGTGGGAAACTTTGATGCGACAAACTATATTTGTGCTGCAGCGAATGAGATGGTTCAGGCATATTATGGACACCCACGGCCACATTATGTTAACGCTAGAAGTGGCGGAGTATTTGCCCTTGAAGGCCAGATGACTGAATATATCAGGAATGCGCCAGGCCGCTTTTTAAATATGCCTGTGGGTGGGATGTCGCCGGATGGCTTTTACCTGGAACAGTGTCTGCAGACAGCACTTGAAGATGGAATTGAGATTGCCGCAGTTTATGTTTCCGAGGTATTTACAGACATCGATCTTCCTTGGGACATTATGGAAGCCAATCACCTTTACTGCCAACATATAGTTGGCAGCATGCGTGAAGACAAGCTTGCCAAAGGTTCCGAAATCAGCAGTATGGCAGTAATTAAGGGAAAAATTTCATTAGGGGAAAATAGCCGTATCGGTGATCGTGTAATTATCGAAGGCAATTGTCAGATCGGCAATGATACTGTAATCGAAAATGGTGCCATTATTGGTAAAAATGTAGTTATAGGTAACAACTGTCTTGTGCAGCATTATTGTAAAATATCCGATCATACGGTTATCGGCAATAATAATAAAATCGGATATCTGGCAGAGGTGACTGGGGTTACCTTTGACCGGGTCGCAGCAGTTCACAACTGCGAGCTTTATGGTGTGATTGGCACTAATGTCGATATCGCCGCCAACTGCCAGACCGGTATTGTGAAGTTCAATGACGCAGAAAGCTGGCAGAAAGCAGGCGACAAGCGTTACCATAGCCGCTTCAGCAATGGTGTATTTATTGGTGACTATACCCGGACCGGAATATGTAATGTGTTTTTGCCAGGTATTAAAATCGGTTCCAATTGCGCACTTGGACCAGGATTTATAGCAGACCATGATGTGGCATCAAATTCCGTAATTATTGTGAAGCAGGAAATCGAACGTCGGGAATGGGGAGCATCAAAATATGGCTGGTAA
- a CDS encoding PIG-L deacetylase family protein, which yields MAGKLLSELGLNEEDVYIPDSEEVSKALKRITHLAIGAHQDDIELMAADGIAACFHQEQSWFGGITLTDGAGSCRGGIYTPYSEAKMCSIRRKEQEMAAMVGEYSAHIFMNCKSQEIKAPGQDDIVAKLMKIISYVKPEVIYCHSFLDRHLTHAAASVRVMEAVRRLPEAARPHRFYGCEVWGSLEWLPENYRVALSVDKHTNIIAALNQLYDSQLSFGKDFYQAAKGRRIANAVFDMNGDSKQLAYAMDLSKLIDGDSSFVDSLKGIYRLAFMRDTDNLQKIL from the coding sequence ATGGCTGGTAAACTGTTATCCGAGCTTGGCTTGAATGAAGAAGATGTCTATATTCCTGATAGTGAGGAGGTTTCCAAGGCTTTAAAAAGAATCACACATCTGGCAATCGGTGCGCATCAGGATGATATTGAGCTGATGGCAGCCGATGGGATTGCTGCTTGCTTTCATCAGGAGCAAAGCTGGTTCGGCGGCATCACCTTAACCGATGGTGCCGGAAGCTGCCGGGGTGGTATCTATACACCTTATTCTGAGGCTAAAATGTGCAGCATTAGGCGGAAAGAACAGGAAATGGCTGCCATGGTCGGGGAATATTCGGCCCACATCTTCATGAACTGCAAAAGTCAGGAAATTAAGGCACCAGGACAGGATGATATTGTTGCTAAGCTGATGAAAATCATTTCGTATGTGAAGCCAGAGGTGATATACTGCCATAGCTTTTTAGATCGGCATCTTACCCATGCCGCAGCGTCAGTCAGAGTTATGGAAGCGGTTCGGAGACTGCCGGAGGCCGCAAGGCCACATCGATTCTATGGCTGTGAAGTATGGGGAAGCTTAGAATGGCTGCCAGAGAATTATCGGGTTGCTTTGTCCGTAGATAAGCATACAAATATCATAGCTGCTTTAAATCAGTTATATGATTCACAGCTGTCATTTGGAAAGGATTTTTATCAGGCCGCAAAAGGACGAAGGATAGCAAATGCGGTCTTTGATATGAACGGAGATAGTAAACAATTAGCATATGCTATGGATTTATCCAAATTAATCGACGGGGATAGTAGCTTTGTTGACAGTCTGAAAGGTATTTACAGATTGGCTTTCATGCGGGATACGGATAATTTGCAGAAAATTTTATAG
- a CDS encoding metal-dependent transcriptional regulator, translating to MNQNMCYHSGKKLSTSKEEYLKAIYKLSKKTQAVRSIDLAVYLGVSKPSVNNAVTILQEEGFVVKPLRGEIHLTDEGYKQGQIITAKFQIIKQLLITCCNVNERTASKDACKMEHLISDETAIALKKYMIKCKEMFLEQ from the coding sequence GTGAATCAAAATATGTGTTATCATTCGGGAAAAAAACTTAGTACCTCAAAGGAGGAATATTTAAAAGCTATATATAAATTATCTAAAAAAACACAAGCCGTACGCTCAATAGATCTTGCTGTTTATTTAGGAGTTTCAAAGCCAAGTGTTAATAATGCAGTGACTATATTGCAAGAGGAGGGATTCGTTGTTAAACCTTTACGCGGCGAAATCCACCTTACTGATGAAGGGTATAAACAAGGGCAAATCATTACAGCTAAGTTTCAGATTATAAAACAATTACTAATTACCTGTTGCAATGTTAATGAACGGACAGCAAGTAAAGATGCTTGTAAAATGGAGCATCTTATCAGTGATGAAACTGCTATTGCACTAAAAAAATATATGATCAAGTGTAAAGAGATGTTCCTTGAGCAATAA
- a CDS encoding MarR family winged helix-turn-helix transcriptional regulator, producing MDKEINNKHKIAYDILHLALSLVDLDKKTRYYGTDVPIFYSEIHVIMAIAEHPGIHVGGLADILGVTKGAVSEILKKLERKALVIKEIDDLNLSRYSLDLTEKGKKAHSRHMYYHTILNNMVAAELQDASEHELEFLSNFLSSLKDKVKTSNDIFDE from the coding sequence ATGGATAAAGAAATTAATAACAAACATAAAATTGCATACGATATTCTGCATTTAGCGCTTTCCTTGGTTGATCTGGATAAAAAAACTCGTTACTACGGGACAGATGTGCCGATTTTTTACTCTGAAATACACGTAATAATGGCTATAGCCGAGCATCCTGGTATTCATGTAGGTGGTCTAGCCGATATTCTAGGAGTAACAAAAGGGGCTGTTTCCGAAATTCTAAAAAAACTAGAGCGAAAGGCTCTGGTTATAAAGGAAATTGATGATCTTAATTTATCGAGATATTCATTGGATTTAACGGAAAAAGGTAAAAAAGCTCATAGTCGCCATATGTATTATCATACTATTTTAAACAATATGGTTGCAGCCGAGCTACAAGATGCCTCCGAACATGAATTAGAATTTTTGTCAAATTTTTTATCATCACTGAAGGATAAGGTTAAAACTTCCAATGATATTTTTGATGAATAA
- a CDS encoding permease prefix domain 1-containing protein: MNKKMPDSDVSHFLNEVTDQISYQPLRPSIRQELESHIQDSMEEFKSQGLSPADAERQALRCMGDAVAIGTELNEAHKIQKSPLLTFFTALFLLTGFILSGFLQWTPEQMTNGFLYYIPGGILLIFIVLKGYPLLIRYRKMLAIIICLLYLAQIVIFILTFYSGVRYGMASTTYFATLLFAPVITVLLYCSRLNRKKFLTASLGGVVVWMFFMYSACLFLGDTAEVIFLLSTFGTVCFMIHRGILPGRKKYLYPIALAFLVFLGSPLFLTASGRGKMKDFLFPQSSVHSTWDDTYNGILIQELLSRTPLTHGLELTPEEMMDYGTGAWYFASRDPQKIGIDARIQTPKQQQEFEEKVDALRDQGYLPRYINYRADDVTIWDILPQHYHNNYLIAVCIFLFGWIPGLMLIGALGLFYLLIISYTTGRIHGHLASALAFSCSQCLLWQGILYILGNFGHQYASFPNLPLISEGRISITCNMLLLGLIFSAYRYDHVIEEPVNYRPVIPG; this comes from the coding sequence TTGAATAAAAAAATGCCTGATTCAGACGTTTCCCATTTTCTTAATGAGGTCACCGACCAGATTTCCTATCAGCCGCTGCGTCCTTCCATCCGCCAGGAACTGGAATCCCATATCCAGGACAGTATGGAGGAATTTAAATCCCAGGGGCTTTCCCCGGCCGATGCGGAACGTCAGGCTCTTCGTTGTATGGGAGATGCCGTTGCCATCGGTACTGAACTGAATGAAGCCCACAAGATCCAGAAATCCCCTCTGCTTACATTTTTTACGGCATTGTTCCTCCTCACAGGATTTATTCTCTCAGGCTTTCTGCAATGGACGCCAGAGCAGATGACAAACGGATTTCTTTACTACATTCCAGGAGGAATTCTTCTTATCTTTATAGTGTTAAAGGGGTATCCTCTCCTGATCCGGTACAGAAAGATGCTGGCAATCATTATATGCCTTCTGTATCTGGCTCAAATAGTAATATTTATCCTGACATTTTATAGCGGAGTACGATACGGTATGGCCAGCACTACATATTTTGCCACATTGCTGTTCGCCCCTGTGATTACGGTTCTGCTGTATTGTTCCCGCCTGAACAGAAAAAAATTTCTGACAGCCTCTTTGGGAGGTGTCGTGGTATGGATGTTTTTTATGTATTCAGCATGCCTGTTCCTCGGAGATACTGCAGAAGTTATATTTCTTCTGAGTACATTCGGAACTGTTTGCTTCATGATTCACCGAGGAATACTTCCCGGCAGGAAGAAATATCTTTATCCCATTGCGCTGGCTTTTCTGGTCTTTCTCGGAAGTCCTCTTTTTCTCACAGCTTCCGGCCGCGGTAAAATGAAAGATTTTCTGTTTCCACAGTCTTCTGTACACAGTACCTGGGACGATACATACAATGGGATACTGATTCAGGAGCTGCTTTCAAGAACCCCGCTTACACACGGCCTGGAATTGACACCAGAGGAAATGATGGATTACGGCACCGGTGCATGGTATTTTGCCTCCCGTGATCCACAGAAGATTGGCATAGATGCCAGAATTCAGACCCCCAAACAACAGCAGGAATTTGAAGAAAAAGTGGATGCCCTCCGGGATCAGGGATATTTGCCTCGATATATCAATTACCGGGCGGATGATGTGACCATTTGGGACATTCTTCCTCAGCACTATCATAATAATTACCTGATTGCCGTATGTATCTTCTTGTTCGGATGGATTCCGGGGCTGATGCTGATCGGGGCCTTGGGCCTGTTTTACCTGCTTATTATTTCTTATACCACCGGTCGGATCCACGGGCACCTGGCCTCAGCCCTGGCCTTTAGCTGCAGCCAATGCCTGCTCTGGCAGGGTATCCTTTACATATTGGGAAATTTCGGCCATCAATATGCATCCTTTCCCAATCTTCCTTTGATTTCAGAGGGACGGATAAGTATTACCTGTAATATGTTGCTTCTTGGTCTGATTTTCTCGGCCTATCGTTACGACCATGTAATTGAAGAGCCCGTAAACTACAGGCCTGTTATTCCTGGCTGA
- a CDS encoding PadR family transcriptional regulator, with the protein MDKRYMALGTSMLVLKLLKQQSMYGYQIIRELEQQSRNVFQLQEGTLYPILHTLEQQGAVTSYQQTADNGRLRKYYAITSHGLKLLDEKLDEWKVYQTAINQVIGGVLFE; encoded by the coding sequence ATGGACAAACGGTACATGGCTCTGGGGACTTCCATGTTGGTTCTCAAACTTCTGAAACAGCAAAGCATGTATGGATATCAAATAATCCGCGAGCTGGAACAGCAAAGCCGAAATGTATTTCAGCTTCAGGAAGGTACACTCTATCCAATCCTGCACACCCTGGAGCAGCAAGGTGCAGTTACCAGTTACCAGCAGACCGCAGACAATGGACGCCTGCGCAAATATTACGCCATCACCTCTCACGGGCTGAAGCTGTTAGATGAAAAATTAGACGAGTGGAAGGTTTACCAGACTGCCATCAACCAGGTGATAGGAGGTGTTCTGTTTGAATAA
- a CDS encoding tyrosine-type recombinase/integrase, with protein MPRRGENIYKRKDGRWEGRVLKSPGRYQYVYARTYKEVKEKKKLLQEGITKELPSNTHSRCDAAKEFTAWLHGDLTGRVKPSTYESYYRCIVGYVIPFYQEKGNEQISLQTTSDFSCRINNHEGVSVSYRRKILTIYKTALREIMKRNKECDSILNAIQMPRKISAEVQAFSVKEQRMLERTIIQSPDKRCLGILLCFYTGIRLGEVCGLKWEDIDFEAGTMVVTRTVSRIKNFDETKKKTVLYIGKPKSIHSVRKIPLPDFLLELARELKMERSDNNHFILTNSEYPMDPRKYQKLFQKLLTHASVKKRKFHAIRHTFATRALELGIDIKTLSEILGHSNVSITLNIYAHSMYEQKKKAIGKLNAMYVMHTETPLLTVKDSVTVA; from the coding sequence ATGCCAAGACGCGGAGAGAACATATACAAACGAAAAGATGGCCGGTGGGAAGGCCGGGTCTTAAAATCCCCAGGGAGATATCAGTATGTCTATGCCAGAACCTACAAGGAGGTAAAAGAAAAAAAGAAATTGCTGCAGGAGGGTATAACCAAAGAGCTTCCAAGTAACACACATAGCAGATGCGATGCCGCAAAAGAATTTACAGCATGGCTCCACGGGGATCTCACAGGCCGTGTTAAGCCGTCAACCTACGAAAGCTACTATCGGTGTATCGTTGGTTATGTCATTCCTTTTTATCAGGAAAAAGGGAATGAACAAATTTCACTTCAGACAACTTCTGACTTTTCATGCCGAATTAATAATCATGAGGGGGTTTCCGTATCATACAGAAGAAAAATACTGACGATTTATAAAACAGCTCTGCGGGAGATTATGAAAAGGAACAAGGAATGTGACAGTATTTTAAATGCCATTCAAATGCCACGGAAAATTTCCGCAGAGGTACAGGCTTTTTCCGTGAAGGAACAAAGAATGTTAGAAAGAACTATTATTCAATCGCCTGATAAAAGATGTCTGGGTATACTCCTTTGTTTTTATACCGGAATCCGCCTTGGCGAAGTTTGTGGTCTTAAATGGGAAGATATTGATTTTGAAGCGGGAACCATGGTTGTTACAAGAACGGTATCCCGTATCAAAAACTTTGATGAAACAAAGAAAAAGACTGTACTTTATATTGGAAAGCCAAAAAGTATCCATTCCGTCCGGAAAATTCCATTGCCGGATTTTTTGCTGGAATTGGCCCGTGAGCTTAAGATGGAGCGTTCTGATAATAATCACTTTATTCTGACCAATTCAGAATATCCAATGGATCCGCGAAAATATCAAAAGCTGTTTCAAAAGCTTCTGACACACGCCAGCGTGAAAAAACGTAAATTCCACGCCATACGTCATACGTTCGCCACCAGGGCTTTGGAATTGGGGATAGATATTAAGACACTAAGCGAAATTCTGGGTCATTCCAACGTATCCATTACACTAAATATTTATGCACATTCCATGTATGAACAAAAAAAGAAAGCAATCGGAAAACTAAATGCCATGTACGTAATGCATACGGAAACACCTTTATTAACCGTCAAAGACTCAGTCACCGTTGCTTAG
- a CDS encoding methyl-accepting chemotaxis protein, with amino-acid sequence MKNFSVAKKLSTSFTLIVVLFGTLLACVVTIGMRSVSHYFSGFYSGAYQVVYTTEQLNQSLNALEKYLLMMITTDDAQKAAEYEKEFNSKRTEVNEKITFLQNKLTLQSNKDKLNELIQDSATGQELNQKMLDLYKSGNKEAAKELYFSDFIAAAGSSRDLSSAINDSAKIVADQYYKNARQAENKAYLIILIFSIFILFCVILLSLYMIRNITKPVQEIEHAMKKLSSGVLDVEVGYTSKDEFGELAGSVRMMVAELKEYIHNIAYVTSEISNGNMGVTVDIEYQNDFAPIKESLEQITASLNGTLSKISIASQQVTAGSAQMSAGAQALSQGATEQASSAEELAASINEVSEKVKQNADHARQASANMDETTVEIDRGDAQMKKLVEAMNGIENTSSQIGKIIKAIEDIAFQTNILSLNAAVEAARAGEAGRGFAVVADEVRNLAGKSAEAAKDTTELIQNTLIAIENGNNMVIETEKHLNQIAGRAKTVNTLIKKISAASEAQASSVEQINLGINQISSVIQTNSATAEESAASSEELSAQAETLNALVAHFKLTNELKASTEQNQIPTEQDEKYAVAF; translated from the coding sequence ATGAAAAATTTTTCTGTTGCCAAAAAACTGTCTACCAGCTTTACCCTGATTGTGGTGCTGTTTGGAACGCTTCTTGCCTGTGTGGTGACTATAGGCATGCGGTCGGTATCTCATTATTTTAGCGGCTTTTATTCCGGCGCATATCAGGTAGTATACACAACTGAGCAATTAAATCAATCCTTGAATGCTTTGGAAAAGTATCTGCTTATGATGATTACGACTGATGATGCACAAAAAGCTGCGGAATATGAAAAAGAATTCAACAGCAAAAGAACGGAGGTTAATGAGAAAATTACATTTTTACAAAATAAACTGACACTGCAGTCCAATAAGGATAAATTAAATGAGTTAATCCAGGACTCTGCAACAGGGCAGGAGCTCAACCAAAAAATGCTTGATTTATACAAAAGCGGAAATAAAGAGGCAGCAAAAGAACTGTATTTTTCCGATTTTATAGCAGCAGCCGGATCGTCACGTGATCTTTCCAGTGCCATCAATGATTCTGCAAAGATTGTAGCAGATCAGTATTATAAAAATGCCAGACAGGCTGAAAACAAGGCTTATCTTATTATTCTCATTTTCAGTATCTTTATTCTTTTCTGTGTAATCCTGCTGAGCCTTTATATGATCAGAAATATTACGAAACCGGTTCAGGAGATTGAGCATGCCATGAAGAAGCTTTCCAGCGGTGTGCTGGATGTGGAAGTAGGCTATACCTCGAAAGATGAATTTGGTGAACTGGCTGGAAGCGTGCGTATGATGGTGGCCGAGCTTAAGGAATACATTCACAATATTGCATACGTTACCAGTGAGATTTCAAACGGCAATATGGGGGTCACTGTTGACATTGAATATCAGAACGATTTTGCACCGATTAAAGAATCATTGGAGCAGATTACTGCTTCTTTAAACGGAACTCTTTCAAAAATCAGCATCGCTTCACAGCAGGTGACGGCTGGTTCCGCACAGATGTCTGCCGGGGCACAGGCACTTTCCCAGGGCGCAACCGAACAGGCAAGCTCTGCAGAAGAACTCGCGGCGTCCATAAACGAAGTGTCTGAAAAAGTGAAACAAAATGCGGATCATGCACGGCAGGCAAGCGCAAATATGGATGAAACGACTGTGGAAATCGATCGCGGTGATGCACAAATGAAAAAGCTTGTGGAAGCCATGAATGGAATTGAAAATACTTCCAGTCAAATTGGAAAAATCATAAAGGCGATTGAAGATATTGCATTTCAGACAAATATTCTTTCTCTTAATGCGGCAGTGGAGGCCGCCAGAGCCGGTGAAGCCGGCAGAGGCTTTGCCGTGGTGGCAGATGAAGTACGTAATCTGGCAGGCAAAAGTGCTGAAGCAGCGAAAGACACCACGGAACTTATTCAAAATACCCTAATTGCCATTGAAAATGGAAATAACATGGTAATTGAGACGGAAAAACATCTAAATCAAATTGCAGGCAGAGCAAAAACAGTAAATACACTGATAAAAAAGATCTCGGCTGCTTCAGAAGCGCAGGCCAGTTCTGTTGAACAAATCAATTTAGGAATCAATCAGATATCCAGCGTAATACAGACAAATTCTGCGACAGCCGAGGAAAGTGCAGCTTCCAGCGAGGAGCTTTCTGCCCAGGCGGAGACATTAAATGCGCTTGTTGCACATTTTAAACTGACTAACGAGTTAAAAGCATCTACAGAACAGAACCAGATTCCAACGGAGCAGGATGAAAAATATGCAGTTGCATTCTAG
- a CDS encoding HD-GYP domain-containing protein: protein MVNALEPMSSVTEILKLLPAEEMQHMKRVGILVDRFTEKLLLCDLLNECFEGYEFFGKAAFYHDIGKAWIPNRILTKPDRLTEPERLIICNHPVFAHKLFGQIRQGLISGIPEHLYQLAMDSAMYHHEWWNGNGYPYGIRHYEIPLIARITSICDAFDAMTSTRIYRKSHSCEHACQELKKCAGTQFDPELVKVFLSDKT from the coding sequence ATGGTAAATGCTTTGGAGCCAATGAGTTCTGTCACGGAGATTCTTAAACTTCTCCCGGCAGAAGAAATGCAACATATGAAGCGTGTTGGCATTTTGGTAGATCGCTTTACAGAAAAGCTTCTATTATGTGACTTATTGAATGAATGCTTTGAAGGATACGAATTTTTTGGGAAAGCCGCATTTTATCATGACATCGGCAAAGCATGGATTCCCAATCGCATATTGACAAAACCAGATAGATTGACAGAACCGGAAAGGCTTATCATCTGCAATCATCCGGTGTTTGCCCATAAGCTATTTGGGCAGATAAGACAGGGTCTTATATCAGGGATTCCTGAACATTTGTATCAGCTGGCGATGGATTCAGCAATGTACCATCATGAGTGGTGGAATGGGAATGGCTATCCTTACGGCATCAGACATTATGAAATTCCCCTTATTGCAAGAATTACCTCTATCTGTGATGCGTTTGATGCCATGACAAGCACGAGAATATACCGAAAAAGCCATTCCTGTGAGCATGCCTGCCAGGAACTTAAAAAATGTGCGGGAACACAATTTGACCCTGAGCTCGTAAAAGTTTTTCTCTCAGATAAGACCTGA
- a CDS encoding glycerol dehydrogenase, whose amino-acid sequence MANIIGSPERYVQGRGILNELCKHLQNLGKAPFILVSESGKGRIKEPIEKSAEEYNTNLFFEIFQGECSRKEIDRLVKAYQASGCDVVVGIGGGKIHDTAKALAYYAEAPVVIVPTIAGTDAPCSALSVIYSEDGAFEDYLFLPKNPNMVLVDTEIISRAPERLLVSGMGDALATYFEARACMQSNSPNFIGGYYTITSMAIARLCYDTLLSDGMKALVSAQAKVCTKALENIVEANTYLSGIGFESCGIAAAHAIHNGFTAIHETHQCYHGEKVAFGTLTQLVLENASPEEFEEVMNFCLDVGLPTTLEDLGIHEIKIDELMKVAELACSPNDTMGNMPITVTPEIVRDAIIATDKLGHYFKAKRL is encoded by the coding sequence ATGGCTAATATAATTGGCAGTCCGGAACGTTATGTTCAAGGCAGAGGAATATTAAATGAGTTATGTAAACATTTGCAAAATTTAGGAAAGGCGCCCTTTATTTTAGTTAGTGAATCCGGGAAGGGTCGTATTAAAGAACCAATCGAAAAGAGCGCAGAAGAATATAACACAAATCTATTTTTTGAAATTTTTCAGGGTGAATGCTCACGGAAAGAAATTGACCGTTTAGTAAAAGCTTATCAGGCATCTGGTTGTGATGTTGTTGTTGGAATTGGAGGCGGAAAGATTCATGATACGGCAAAAGCTCTTGCTTATTACGCGGAAGCTCCTGTAGTAATCGTTCCTACGATTGCCGGAACAGATGCACCATGCAGCGCTTTATCGGTAATCTATTCAGAGGACGGCGCATTTGAAGATTATCTTTTTCTTCCTAAAAATCCAAATATGGTTTTAGTTGATACTGAAATAATCAGCCGCGCACCGGAACGTTTGCTAGTATCCGGTATGGGAGATGCATTGGCAACGTATTTTGAGGCCCGTGCATGTATGCAGTCAAACAGTCCTAACTTTATAGGCGGTTATTATACCATCACCTCTATGGCAATAGCCAGATTATGCTATGATACTTTACTTTCTGACGGTATGAAAGCTCTTGTTTCTGCACAAGCAAAAGTATGTACAAAGGCACTGGAAAATATTGTTGAAGCTAATACATATCTTTCAGGCATTGGTTTTGAAAGCTGCGGTATCGCAGCTGCCCATGCGATTCATAATGGATTTACAGCGATCCATGAAACCCATCAGTGTTACCATGGCGAGAAAGTGGCTTTTGGAACATTAACCCAGTTAGTACTTGAAAATGCTTCTCCTGAAGAATTTGAAGAAGTAATGAATTTTTGTTTGGATGTCGGATTGCCTACAACTTTGGAGGATCTTGGAATTCATGAGATTAAAATAGATGAATTAATGAAAGTAGCAGAATTAGCATGCAGCCCTAATGATACAATGGGAAATATGCCAATAACTGTAACACCTGAAATAGTTCGTGATGCAATCATTGCCACAGATAAACTGGGTCATTATTTTAAAGCAAAGCGGCTTTAA